One genomic window of Caballeronia sp. SBC1 includes the following:
- a CDS encoding LysR family transcriptional regulator, producing MTQNLDINLVRTFVAVADHGSMTVAANSLHLTQGAVSQQIKRLEESFDCSLFEREGRRLELTCIGERFLGKAKRLLGMNDEIWADMATRPLQGPLRIGVPYDLVGTCFPPIFKAFAEACPYVDISLMCATSPELSKALASGSLDLAVIEAATHEAAGECLRVERLVWVGARGGTAHLKRPLPVSIVAESCAFRPVVLQALREKNLEWRSVFESGNIDATTATVRSDLAITAWLASTVPAGLDILDTDAGMPALPNFAISLHLPSNCGPAARAFAQYVRDGVLRWS from the coding sequence ATGACCCAGAATCTCGACATCAATCTCGTGCGGACCTTCGTCGCGGTGGCGGACCACGGCAGCATGACCGTGGCCGCGAACAGCCTTCATCTGACGCAAGGAGCGGTGAGCCAGCAGATCAAGCGGCTCGAGGAATCGTTCGATTGCAGTCTGTTCGAGCGAGAGGGGCGCCGGCTGGAACTAACCTGTATCGGCGAACGTTTTCTTGGCAAGGCCAAACGCCTGCTCGGAATGAACGACGAAATCTGGGCGGATATGGCAACGCGTCCGCTACAGGGACCGCTGCGGATCGGCGTGCCGTACGACCTCGTGGGAACGTGCTTCCCGCCCATCTTCAAGGCGTTCGCGGAAGCGTGCCCCTACGTGGACATATCGCTCATGTGCGCAACGTCGCCAGAGCTCTCCAAAGCGCTTGCAAGCGGTTCGCTTGACCTGGCGGTCATAGAAGCCGCCACGCACGAAGCGGCGGGCGAATGCCTGCGGGTCGAACGACTGGTCTGGGTAGGCGCAAGAGGGGGAACGGCGCATTTGAAGCGGCCGTTGCCGGTCTCGATCGTGGCGGAATCCTGCGCGTTCAGGCCGGTCGTTTTACAAGCGCTGCGCGAGAAGAACCTCGAATGGCGAAGCGTGTTCGAGAGTGGCAACATCGACGCGACAACTGCGACTGTGAGAAGCGACCTGGCGATTACCGCCTGGTTGGCGTCTACCGTCCCGGCCGGCCTGGATATCCTCGATACAGATGCCGGCATGCCGGCGCTGCCGAACTTTGCGATCAGTCTGCATTTGCCGTCCAACTGCGGACCGGCGGCGCGGGCATTCGCACAATACGTTCGCGACGGTGTGTTGCGATGGTCCTGA
- a CDS encoding LysR family transcriptional regulator, whose protein sequence is MLDGISLDQLRTFIAAVDEGSFSAAARKLNRVQSAVSGWVGGLEDQIGVVLFDRSGRFPKLTPEGVLLLADARNIVAGVDTLKARAKLMTSGVEAELSVVVDVFFPTAVVSAVAKAFAERFPLTPLRLFVEGLGAAYQPVLDGRCSLGILPPLPQAFPSLVSERLGELPLVAVASACHPLASVGHRIPRRELAKHVQLVLTDRSDLTAGRDFGVASASTWRLADLSTKYAFLKDCVGWGGMPLHMVEQDIAAGTLVVLDVDDMPPSGWMLTMSVYHQPSQPPGPAGKWFVDHLKALWQQSEVVRAS, encoded by the coding sequence ATGCTGGACGGGATCTCGCTAGATCAACTCAGAACATTCATCGCCGCCGTGGATGAGGGCAGCTTCTCGGCTGCAGCGAGAAAGCTCAACCGCGTTCAGTCCGCGGTGAGCGGCTGGGTCGGGGGGCTGGAAGATCAGATAGGGGTGGTGCTGTTCGACCGCTCGGGCCGGTTTCCGAAGCTCACACCGGAGGGCGTGCTGTTGCTCGCCGACGCGCGCAACATCGTCGCCGGGGTGGACACGCTTAAGGCACGTGCCAAACTCATGACGTCGGGCGTCGAGGCTGAACTCTCGGTGGTGGTCGATGTTTTCTTCCCGACCGCCGTGGTCAGCGCCGTCGCGAAAGCATTCGCAGAGCGGTTTCCGTTGACGCCGCTGCGGCTCTTCGTCGAGGGCTTGGGAGCCGCCTATCAACCCGTTCTGGATGGGCGATGCAGCTTGGGAATACTGCCACCACTGCCGCAGGCGTTTCCCTCATTGGTTAGCGAGCGACTCGGCGAACTGCCGTTGGTCGCAGTCGCTTCGGCATGCCATCCCCTCGCCAGCGTGGGCCATCGGATACCGCGGCGTGAACTCGCCAAACATGTCCAACTAGTCCTGACAGACAGGTCGGATCTCACCGCAGGCCGTGACTTCGGGGTTGCGTCAGCATCGACGTGGCGCCTGGCGGACTTATCGACGAAGTATGCGTTTCTCAAAGATTGCGTGGGATGGGGAGGAATGCCCTTGCACATGGTCGAACAAGACATTGCCGCAGGCACGTTGGTCGTTCTGGACGTGGATGACATGCCGCCGAGTGGCTGGATGCTGACAATGTCCGTGTATCACCAGCCTTCGCAGCCCCCGGGACCCGCAGGCAAATGGTTCGTTGACCACTTGAAGGCTCTGTGGCAACAATCTGAGGTCGTCCGCGCGTCTTAG
- a CDS encoding translation initiation factor Sui1, which produces MKSSAKGGLVYSTDGGRMCPECRQALAACVCKTITKALPVGDGVVRVTRETKGRGGKSVTIVKGLPLDPLALGLLGKQLRTACGSGGTVKDGVIEVQGDHCERVVEALRKYGYSAKRAGG; this is translated from the coding sequence ATGAAGAGTAGTGCAAAAGGCGGTCTTGTCTATTCCACCGATGGCGGACGGATGTGTCCCGAATGCAGGCAGGCGCTCGCGGCGTGTGTCTGCAAGACGATTACCAAGGCGTTACCGGTAGGTGATGGCGTGGTGCGAGTGACTCGCGAGACCAAGGGCCGGGGTGGGAAAAGCGTGACGATCGTTAAAGGGCTGCCGCTCGATCCTCTCGCCTTGGGGTTGCTGGGAAAGCAGTTGCGCACCGCCTGCGGTTCTGGTGGAACGGTGAAGGATGGCGTGATTGAGGTGCAGGGGGACCATTGCGAGCGGGTCGTCGAAGCGCTTAGAAAGTACGGCTACAGCGCCAAGCGGGCCGGGGGCTAA
- a CDS encoding TetR/AcrR family transcriptional regulator: MANRADQKEESRLRILKSAGRGFRSLGFGGAGVDGLAKDAEVTSGAFYAHFKSKAAAFREAVTVGLDELKVGIEQTREQLGSRWREGFINFYLGDRRTCDLAESCALQSLSIEVARADDETRKAYETQLCAIIEAVAAGLEGKPKARREEATALLAMLVGGVTLARAVQDPAISNDIATAVRKAALKLGVHA; the protein is encoded by the coding sequence ATGGCAAATCGGGCGGATCAGAAGGAAGAAAGCAGGCTGAGGATTCTCAAGAGCGCGGGTCGGGGGTTCCGAAGCCTTGGATTCGGCGGCGCAGGGGTGGACGGACTGGCAAAGGACGCCGAGGTGACATCGGGCGCGTTCTATGCACACTTCAAGTCGAAAGCGGCTGCGTTCCGCGAGGCGGTGACGGTTGGGCTTGACGAACTGAAAGTGGGTATTGAGCAGACCCGGGAGCAATTGGGGAGCCGTTGGCGCGAGGGGTTTATCAACTTCTACCTGGGAGATCGGCGGACCTGCGATCTGGCGGAGAGTTGCGCATTACAAAGCCTCTCGATCGAAGTGGCTCGCGCCGATGACGAGACCCGCAAAGCCTACGAAACGCAATTGTGCGCGATCATTGAAGCGGTGGCCGCCGGACTGGAGGGCAAGCCTAAGGCCCGGCGCGAGGAAGCGACCGCGCTGCTCGCCATGCTGGTTGGCGGCGTAACGCTCGCTCGCGCTGTTCAGGATCCCGCCATCAGCAACGACATTGCCACCGCCGTTCGCAAGGCCGCACTCAAGCTCGGCGTTCATGCTTAG
- a CDS encoding AAA family ATPase, with product MLIAFGGLPGTGKTTVAQTLARRLAAVYLRIDTLEQAFIASGSGQADIGSAGYLAAYAVAGDNLRLGLTVVADSVNSLHITRRAWRNVALDAGVRIFEIELICSDAATHRLRAEGRKADILGFQLPTWKSVLERQYDPWESEHLVIDTANVSVEQAVEAITQCLSLAPPETRTRPSTAALSAPPDSDDVIR from the coding sequence ATGTTGATTGCCTTCGGGGGGCTACCGGGAACCGGAAAGACAACGGTAGCGCAAACACTCGCACGCAGGCTCGCCGCCGTTTATCTGCGTATAGATACGTTGGAACAGGCATTCATCGCATCCGGGAGCGGCCAGGCGGATATCGGATCTGCCGGCTATCTGGCTGCATATGCAGTTGCGGGCGATAACTTACGTCTTGGGTTGACCGTGGTTGCGGACTCGGTCAATTCGTTGCACATTACGCGTCGCGCATGGAGAAATGTGGCGCTCGATGCAGGCGTGCGGATCTTCGAGATTGAGTTGATTTGTTCTGATGCGGCGACGCACCGTCTGAGGGCCGAGGGGCGAAAGGCCGATATCCTGGGCTTTCAACTTCCGACATGGAAGAGCGTGCTTGAACGTCAATATGATCCATGGGAATCAGAGCACCTTGTCATCGACACAGCGAACGTGTCCGTTGAGCAGGCCGTCGAAGCAATCACGCAATGCCTATCGCTGGCGCCTCCGGAAACTCGAACGCGCCCGTCAACGGCAGCCCTATCAGCGCCCCCGGACAGCGACGATGTAATTCGTTAA
- a CDS encoding HAD family phosphatase, whose protein sequence is MTASTALVLFDMEGVLSHYDRSARVDHLSAVSGQAPDAVRHAIWESGLEARADAGQISDNEYLSALGVLLGYPIHRDDWLAARRASITPYTEVIALAARVAERSRIAVLTNNCRLVTDYIGYLNPPVAQLFGPHVYASALFGAAKPAPQAYLRCLEQLGVCANETLFIDDTDTNVVGAINAGLHGYKFVSVDTLAEELERWRLL, encoded by the coding sequence ATGACAGCATCCACCGCGCTGGTCCTGTTCGACATGGAAGGCGTACTGTCGCACTATGACCGCTCCGCACGAGTCGATCACTTGTCGGCCGTGTCAGGTCAGGCGCCCGACGCCGTGCGTCACGCCATCTGGGAATCCGGACTCGAAGCACGCGCCGATGCTGGGCAAATCAGCGACAACGAGTATCTCAGCGCATTGGGCGTCTTGCTGGGCTACCCCATTCATCGCGACGACTGGCTCGCTGCCCGCCGCGCGTCGATCACGCCTTACACGGAAGTGATCGCACTCGCCGCACGTGTAGCCGAACGCTCCCGCATTGCAGTGCTGACAAACAACTGCCGCCTGGTCACTGACTATATCGGCTATCTGAATCCTCCTGTCGCGCAACTCTTCGGCCCTCACGTCTATGCATCCGCTTTGTTCGGTGCAGCGAAGCCGGCGCCTCAAGCCTATCTTCGTTGTCTCGAACAGCTCGGCGTATGCGCGAACGAAACGCTTTTCATCGACGACACGGACACCAACGTAGTCGGCGCGATCAACGCCGGTCTGCACGGATACAAGTTTGTCAGCGTCGATACGTTGGCAGAAGAACTGGAGCGTTGGCGTTTGCTATAG